The Bradysia coprophila strain Holo2 unplaced genomic scaffold, BU_Bcop_v1 contig_70, whole genome shotgun sequence genome contains a region encoding:
- the LOC119083908 gene encoding uncharacterized protein LOC119083908 — MAEGPSSSSRELARKITFEELCDDVAGRFTILKGESKKQLTDPNFTGRTILSVFGQSMSILGCKEVVGKEVCDVSIARSNDIMRLRNSNGDRNVLARVIRPEGQRGIGSKDFILKVKTSVHVPQNPQGRGHDLKTKYTEQKQRTTKKTTEVGQVTAEYFTTRRYVFGEDMLLEHVIAYIANKIKDAEAEKTKKVSTVDIV, encoded by the exons atGGCCGAAGGACCGTCATCGTCATCAC GCGAACTTGCTCGAAAGATAACATTCGAAGAGCTGTGCGATGATGTTGCAGGTAGATTTACAATACTAAAGGGGGAATCAAAAAAACAGCTGACCGATCCGAATTTCACCGGTCGAACAATTTTATCCGTATTCGGCCAGAGTATGTCCATCCTAGGATGCAAGGAGGTGGTTGGCAAAGAAGTGTGTGACGTTTCGATCGCAAGATCGAATGATATAATGAGATTGCGAAATTCAAACGGTGACCGAAATGTACTGGCAAGAGTTATAAGACCTGAAGGTCAACGTGGAATTGGATCCAAAGATTTTATCCTGAAAGTCAAAACTAGCGTTCACGTCCCACAAAACCCACAAGGTCGAGGACACGACCTAAAAACTAAGTACACCGAACAGAAACAAAGAACAACGAAGAAAACCACAGAGGTTGGTCAAGTTACTGCCGAGTATTTCACAACTCGTCGATACGTTTTTGGCGAAGATATGTTGTTGGAGCATGTAATTGCCTACATCGCCAATAAAATTAAAGACGCTGAGGccgaaaaaacgaaaaaggtTTCAACGGTAGACATCGTTTGA